The proteins below are encoded in one region of Sideroxydans lithotrophicus ES-1:
- the bioD gene encoding dethiobiotin synthase: MSYFVTGTDTGVGKTLLSCALLHAFAARGKRVAGFKPVAAGCDEDDRNGDAKRLRAASSIQATYGQVNPYCFVRPIAPHLAARHAGVRIDFSRILTSYRELAGQVDEVIVEGAGGFCVPLNEKQDSADLAKQLGLPVILVVGMRLGCLNHALLTLRAIADLQLECAGWIANVLDADMPALQENIEALRERVAAPLLGIVPFQSQPDACAAAANLNLDLLEKKQADG, translated from the coding sequence ATGAGCTACTTCGTCACCGGTACCGACACCGGCGTGGGCAAGACGCTGCTGAGCTGCGCACTGCTGCACGCATTTGCTGCACGAGGCAAACGAGTGGCCGGGTTCAAGCCGGTGGCGGCAGGCTGCGATGAGGACGACCGCAATGGCGACGCAAAACGGCTGCGTGCCGCGAGCAGCATCCAGGCTACTTACGGCCAGGTGAATCCTTACTGTTTTGTGCGCCCCATCGCCCCCCATCTTGCCGCTCGCCATGCCGGGGTACGCATCGATTTTTCGCGTATTCTGACGTCCTACCGGGAGTTGGCGGGACAGGTCGATGAAGTGATCGTGGAAGGTGCGGGAGGTTTCTGCGTGCCGTTGAACGAGAAGCAGGATAGCGCCGACCTGGCAAAACAGCTTGGGCTGCCGGTCATCCTTGTGGTCGGCATGCGGCTCGGCTGTCTCAACCATGCGTTGCTGACTCTGCGCGCGATCGCGGATTTACAACTAGAATGCGCGGGCTGGATAGCCAACGTGCTGGATGCAGACATGCCCGCGTTGCAGGAGAATATCGAGGCATTGCGCGAACGCGTCGCTGCCCCGCTGCTGGGTATCGTCCCGTTTCAATCGCAACCCGACGCTTGCGCGGCAGCTGCGAATTTGAATCTGGATTTGCTGGAGAAAAAACAAGCGGATGGTTG
- the bioC gene encoding malonyl-ACP O-methyltransferase BioC, with translation MNEFEIDKRQVRRAFSRAARDYDAAAVLQREVCTRMLEKLDVIKLQPAHVLDIGSGTGWGTRQLGERYPKAEVIALDIAIGMLQVARGTSSWWTKLFAAKRESYLCADVEALPVASNSVEMVWSNLALQWCNDLPGTFTELQRVLKLNGLLMFSSFGVDTLQELRTAFQGIDGYNHLSRFADMHDIGDMLVAAGFADPVMEMERITLTYNDVRAVMQDLKSIGAHNATAGRAPGMMGKAAWQRVTENYERLRRDGKLPATFEIIYGHAWKPAPKTTADGRAIIRTDFRL, from the coding sequence ATGAACGAATTTGAAATAGACAAGCGGCAAGTACGGCGAGCATTCAGTCGCGCGGCGCGGGATTACGATGCCGCCGCCGTGCTGCAGCGCGAGGTGTGCACACGCATGCTGGAGAAACTGGACGTCATCAAGCTCCAGCCGGCGCACGTGCTGGATATCGGCAGCGGCACCGGTTGGGGCACGCGCCAGCTGGGCGAGCGCTACCCGAAGGCTGAGGTGATAGCGCTGGATATCGCCATCGGCATGCTTCAGGTTGCGCGGGGCACCTCGAGCTGGTGGACAAAATTGTTCGCGGCGAAGCGCGAAAGCTATCTCTGCGCCGATGTCGAGGCCTTGCCTGTCGCGTCAAATAGCGTCGAAATGGTGTGGTCGAACCTTGCGCTGCAGTGGTGCAACGACCTGCCCGGCACTTTCACCGAGTTGCAGCGCGTGCTCAAGCTGAACGGCCTGCTGATGTTCTCCAGTTTTGGCGTGGATACCTTGCAGGAATTGCGCACTGCCTTTCAGGGCATCGATGGCTACAACCATCTCAGCCGTTTCGCCGACATGCATGACATCGGCGACATGCTGGTGGCGGCCGGTTTCGCCGATCCGGTGATGGAGATGGAACGGATCACGCTGACCTACAACGACGTGCGTGCGGTGATGCAAGACCTGAAAAGCATCGGCGCACACAACGCCACCGCCGGTCGCGCACCCGGCATGATGGGCAAGGCGGCATGGCAGCGGGTCACGGAGAACTACGAAAGACTGCGCCGTGACGGAAAACTGCCCGCCACCTTCGAGATCATCTACGGCCATGCCTGGAAGCCGGCACCGAAGACGACAGCGGATGGGCGAGCCATCATCAGGACAGACTTCAGGCTATGA
- the bioH gene encoding pimeloyl-ACP methyl ester esterase BioH: MSLHIDSIGSGEPLLLLHGWGMHGGVWSEVAQKLAESHRVHSIDLPGYGFSRDENAPTLDAIVSVLAACFAEPIAVCGWSLGGQVAMHWAAREPDKVRRLVLVASTPCFAAREDWPCGMGSEALGKFAEELELNHAATLRRFIALQLRGSENERELLAVLRERLFSRGESDKDALRAGLAILRDIDQRSGLKDIRQPALVICGERDKLTPPEASRYLAHALPAARYIEVAGAAHAPFLSHPDFFVEQMKSFLHERI; the protein is encoded by the coding sequence ATGAGCTTGCACATCGATAGCATCGGCAGCGGTGAACCGCTGCTGTTGCTGCATGGCTGGGGCATGCACGGCGGCGTGTGGAGCGAGGTTGCGCAGAAACTGGCAGAGAGTCACAGGGTGCATAGCATAGACCTGCCGGGCTACGGGTTCAGCAGGGACGAAAACGCACCGACACTGGATGCTATCGTGTCTGTGCTGGCTGCCTGTTTTGCAGAGCCGATCGCCGTGTGCGGATGGTCGCTGGGCGGGCAGGTCGCGATGCACTGGGCGGCGCGCGAACCTGATAAAGTGCGCAGACTGGTTCTGGTGGCAAGTACGCCATGTTTCGCTGCGCGCGAAGACTGGCCCTGCGGGATGGGAAGCGAAGCGCTGGGCAAGTTCGCCGAGGAGCTGGAACTGAATCATGCAGCCACACTGCGCCGTTTCATTGCACTGCAATTGCGCGGCAGCGAGAACGAGCGCGAATTGCTGGCAGTGTTGCGCGAACGCCTGTTCAGCCGCGGCGAATCCGACAAGGATGCGTTGCGTGCCGGGCTGGCGATCTTGCGCGATATTGATCAGCGCAGCGGACTGAAGGACATTCGCCAGCCGGCACTGGTCATCTGCGGCGAGCGCGACAAGCTGACGCCGCCGGAGGCATCGCGTTATCTGGCTCATGCCTTGCCCGCGGCGCGCTATATCGAAGTTGCGGGTGCGGCCCATGCGCCGTTCCTGTCGCACCCGGATTTTTTCGTAGAACAGATGAAGAGTTTCCTGCATGAACGAATTTGA